One Pieris rapae chromosome 7, ilPieRapa1.1, whole genome shotgun sequence genomic window carries:
- the LOC110996976 gene encoding uncharacterized protein LOC110996976: MRWLAVLMFSLQIFTSPGSVNYCGARMCGYTDQHTFCRFSSPGLSCMGYIDAPLSHDDKSRILARLNRRRSDVALGYSDWPPAADMFKLRWVEELSREAQLWADQCRPPEQLEEHDICRDLYSTTVGQCVASIVGEAPGLRPETMVDIWYMQRISYEGNFTSYVPPVRSSQYYGDFAQLVWSRTYMVGCGRSRFMVPWRGRLRSVERLVCNFAPRGPVSFRALWTLGRPASICPPRSRPDPHLPGLCSFQNNMNDSDDKYNNRSAEEHLLLDTVLEVETNDTHDHIGLFDECYLKKVAISNLSINPTDMYKDFVYTRDIIEDFELEEQVNETSTQTIDTAVGNGVTKKIKEKKIVRILGRYKSFDLAELEDQNTSKNLLKNVQVEETTKIHELYADLEYLDVEKIYDSVTNDITLRNDTEDLRSNDKDASLILETNTSNPINMTRWNQIIVPNTTLFSNQTTKHDDLDDYLADPETFRQLQEALDRMENSLAGPVSTVGKVRRELRTLPPNKTSIVRSKQNIMTPEELQAEIERNRTLDRGPMLNMVLKYLPYLKPYEKTIMGEVTSSSVARLLPNVFALLLCL; encoded by the exons ATGAGATGGCTGGCAGTGCTTATGTTTAGTTTACAAATTTTTACGTCGCCTGGGTCTGTTAATTACTGTGGTGCACGTATGTGTGGATATACGGACCAGCATACATTCTGTAGATTCTCG AGTCCTGGATTGTCTTGTATGGGTTATATAGACGCTCCACTGTCACACGACGATAAGTCCCGAATTCTTGCGAGATTAAATAGAAGAAGAAGCGATGTCGCCTTGGGATATAGCGACTGGCCACCCGCCGCCGATATGTTCAAATTG CGATGGGTTGAAGAACTGTCCCGCGAAGCGCAACTCTGGGCAGATCAGTGTAGGCCTCCGGAGCAACTTGAGGAGCACGATATTTGCCGTGATCTGT ACTCAACAACTGTAGGACAATGCGTTGCCTCAATAGTAGGCGAAGCGCCAGGGCTCCGCCCTGAAACTATGGTCGACATTTGGTACATGCAAAGAATATCATATGAAGGCAACTTTACTTCTTATGTACC ACCTGTAAGATCGAGCCAATATTACGGAGATTTTGCACAACTAGTTTGGTCTCGGACATATATGGTTGGATGTGGGAGAAGTCGATTCATG GTACCTTGGCGTGGTCGTTTACGCAGTGTGGAACGGCTTGTATGTAACTTTGCGCCGCGTGGTCCGGTGTCCTTTCGTGCCTTGTGGACTCTTGGACGACCTGCCTCCATCTGTCCGCCGCGATCAAGACCTGATCCTCATTTACCAGGACTTTGCAGCTTTC AGAACAATATGAATGATTCagatgataaatataataatcgtaGCGCTGAAGAGCATTTATTACTAGACACAGTACTTGAAGTAGAAACGAATGATACACATGATCATATTGGACTGTTTGACGAGTGTTACTTAAAGAAAGTAGCTATATCTAATTTGAGTATAAATCCAACTGATATGTATAAAGATTTCGTTTACACAAGAGATATAATCGAAGATTTCGAACTAGAGGAGCAAGTTAATGAAACATCAACACAAACCATTGACACGGCTGTAGGAAATGGggttactaaaaaaataaaggaaaagaAAATAGTTAGAATTTTAGGACGATACAAATCGTTTGATTTAGCAGAATTGGAAGATCAAAATACATCTAAGAACTTGTTAAAAA ATGTCCAAGTTGAAGAAACGACAAAGATCCACGAACTTTATGCAGATCTGGAATATTTGGACGTGGAGAAAATTTATGACTCTGTAACAAATGATATAACATtaagaa ATGACACCGAAGATTTAAGAAGCAATGATAAAGATGCGTCCTTAATACTTGAAACAAATACTTCTAATCCAATAAATATGACAAGATGGAATCAGATAATAGTACCAAATACAACGCTTTTTTCAAACCAAACAACGAAACATGATGATTTAGATGACTATCTTGCGGATC CGGAAACCTTCAGACAGCTGCAAGAAGCGCTAGATAGGATGGAGAACAGTCTAGCTGGTCCAGTTTCAACAGTTGGAAag GTCCGACGTGAACTAAGAACATTGCCACCAAACAAAACTTCAATAGTTAGAAGCAAACAAAATATCATGACTCCTGAAGAGCTTCAAGCGGAAATAGAACGGAATAGAACCTTAGATAGAGGGCCTATGTTAAACATGGTGCTAAAATACTTGCCATATCTAAAACCCTACGAAAAAACAATTATGGGTGAAGTTACAAGTAGCAGTGTTGCAAGACTATTGCCAAATGTATTCGCTTTACTTTTGTGTTTGTGA